A genomic segment from Nicotiana tabacum cultivar K326 chromosome 9, ASM71507v2, whole genome shotgun sequence encodes:
- the LOC142163815 gene encoding uncharacterized protein LOC142163815 — protein sequence MRQPNRNEVFSFVDLVIEVIVDDTTVVMNVEDTLEAVLLNHDNDEKEGFVECVDSTLVVLQKRKKVIDRLVGRAFYCFLDGYSGYNQILIAPEDQEKITFTYPYVAAAYLASFSSSLASVESLLSSFGTQLCPIIRHYSQ from the exons atgaggcaaccaaatagaaACGAAGTTTTTTCATTCGTGGATTTAGTGATCGAAGTAATTGTTGATGATACTACTGTTGTGATGAATGTTGAGGATACCTTGGAAGCTGTGTTGCTCAATCATGATaatgatgagaaggaaggctttgtGGAATGT gtagattctactttAGTGGTGctccaaaagaggaagaaagtgatag aTAGGTTGGTCGgacgtgctttttattgcttcctgGATGGATACTCCGGCTACAATCAGATTCTTATTGCTcctgaggaccaagagaagatcACTTTCACTTATCCATATG TGGCTGCTGCATACTTAGCTTCCTTCAGCTCATCATTAGCTTCAGTTGAATCTCTTTTATCCTCCTTTGGTACCCAG TTATGCCCTATCATTAGGCATTATTCACAGTAA